The following proteins are encoded in a genomic region of Arcobacter cloacae:
- a CDS encoding DUF996 domain-containing protein, with product MNGEILNIKEDGSGVILAEDGNRYSFTQEDTNSQTLRVGQKVNFVLNEGFAKDIFIIKSQNNSFTNNEIIGSLQIDKSDTRKGAVFAAIGVGISFLGILPAIGVLFLIIGLVLELVGVYKLSENAKNNKDIFKNMILGYVLVFIGSIVMSLIMGAGMIGGLSSFNQNSLDLGVGIGMGGMIVGILVYVAFGIASIIKMYKALNCIGLEYNISLMQTSAKVYIAGILLIPFFGIGFLILLIFNIMKIFAYLKIEK from the coding sequence ATGAATGGGGAAATTCTAAATATAAAAGAAGATGGTTCAGGAGTTATATTAGCTGAAGATGGTAATAGATACTCTTTTACACAAGAGGATACAAATAGCCAAACATTAAGAGTTGGTCAAAAAGTGAATTTTGTATTAAATGAAGGTTTTGCAAAAGATATTTTTATAATAAAAAGCCAAAATAATTCGTTTACTAATAATGAAATTATTGGTTCATTACAAATTGACAAGAGTGATACAAGAAAAGGAGCAGTTTTTGCAGCAATAGGTGTTGGTATTAGTTTTCTAGGAATATTACCTGCAATTGGAGTTCTATTTTTAATTATAGGTTTGGTTTTAGAATTAGTCGGTGTTTATAAATTATCAGAAAATGCTAAAAATAACAAAGATATATTTAAAAATATGATTTTAGGATATGTACTTGTATTTATAGGCTCAATTGTAATGTCATTGATTATGGGAGCTGGAATGATTGGTGGATTATCATCATTTAATCAAAATAGTTTAGATTTAGGTGTTGGTATTGGTATGGGAGGAATGATAGTTGGAATTTTAGTATATGTTGCTTTTGGTATAGCTTCTATTATTAAAATGTACAAAGCTTTAAATTGTATAGGTCTTGAATATAACATATCTTTAATGCAAACTTCTGCTAAAGTTTATATAGCTGGCATTTTACTAATTCCTTTTTTTGGTATAGGTTTTTTGATTTTATTAATTTTCAATATAATGAAAATTTTTGCATATTTAAAAATCGAAAAATAA
- a CDS encoding cupin domain-containing protein, translating into MNDKYEKKALINTNDLEWTNNKLKGVSKKLLSKINNEETAIIKIEENCKLNTNSNTNSVEILVLEGIYINEYGEFKSGTYLRLSSEDEALVIAGKIGCIIFRKVNHFNDESENIIIDTNDTLWLKGHGNLEVMPLFEQTALVKWPKNEKFISHKHWGGEEIFVLEGTFMDEHGMYPKGTWIRSPHLSEHFPYVEDETIIFVKTGHL; encoded by the coding sequence ATGAATGATAAATATGAAAAAAAAGCTTTAATTAATACAAATGATTTAGAATGGACTAACAATAAATTAAAAGGTGTTTCAAAAAAATTGTTATCTAAAATAAATAATGAAGAAACAGCAATAATAAAAATTGAAGAAAATTGTAAACTAAACACCAATTCAAATACAAATAGTGTTGAAATATTAGTTTTAGAAGGAATTTATATAAATGAATATGGAGAGTTCAAAAGTGGTACATATTTAAGACTCTCATCTGAGGATGAAGCTTTAGTTATAGCTGGTAAAATAGGTTGCATTATATTTAGAAAAGTGAATCATTTTAATGATGAATCTGAAAATATAATTATTGATACAAATGATACTCTATGGCTAAAAGGACATGGAAATCTAGAAGTAATGCCTTTATTTGAGCAAACAGCGTTAGTAAAATGGCCTAAAAATGAAAAGTTTATTTCTCATAAACATTGGGGTGGAGAAGAAATATTTGTTTTAGAAGGCACATTTATGGATGAGCATGGAATGTATCCAAAAGGTACATGGATTAGGAGTCCTCATTTAAGTGAACATTTTCCTTATGTGGAAGATGAAACTATTATTTTTGTAAAAACGGGACATTTATAG
- the rpsL gene encoding 30S ribosomal protein S12 — protein MPTINQLVRNERKKVIKKSKSPALKECPQRRGVCTRVYTTTPKKPNSALRKVAKVRLTTGFEVISYIGGEGHNLQEHSIVLVRGGRVKDLPGVKYHIVRGALDTAGVANRTVARSKYGTKRPKAGKK, from the coding sequence ATGCCTACAATTAATCAGCTTGTAAGAAATGAGCGAAAAAAGGTTATAAAAAAATCTAAATCGCCAGCATTAAAAGAATGTCCACAAAGAAGAGGAGTATGTACAAGAGTATATACAACAACTCCAAAAAAACCTAACTCGGCTTTAAGAAAAGTTGCAAAAGTTAGATTAACTACAGGATTTGAAGTTATTTCATATATCGGTGGAGAAGGTCACAATTTACAAGAGCACTCAATTGTACTTGTAAGAGGTGGAAGAGTAAAAGACTTACCTGGGGTTAAATACCACATCGTAAGAGGTGCGTTAGATACTGCTGGTGTTGCAAACAGAACTGTTGCAAGATCTAAATATGGTACTAAACGACCAAAAGCCGGTAAAAAATAA
- a CDS encoding DUF2971 domain-containing protein: MGNIMYHYCNVEAFKAIIQNKTLWLSSVYNLNDYKEIHWIKEKVLKKIQEITTKNNYEKFNTFLKFYENKQPNVYIASFSQGEDLLSQWRAYANDGYGVAIGFNTDYFKENNLIKTSKVLYDENLQEKEIEKILKPLFEMKDRFDFDSYEFEKFSEKIIDEINYLSAKSKNELFMEEQEIRLIHNPIIVEDKSTKRFIFENNISPMMFRAVCGNLIPYFELKFDNFENDNEPILEIIKGPKNKFIDQEIRIFLANNGFYNVKIKVSKSSYR; this comes from the coding sequence ATGGGAAATATTATGTATCATTACTGCAATGTTGAAGCTTTCAAAGCAATTATCCAAAATAAGACTTTATGGTTAAGTTCTGTTTATAATTTGAATGATTATAAAGAGATACACTGGATAAAAGAAAAAGTTCTAAAAAAAATCCAAGAAATTACTACAAAAAACAATTATGAAAAATTTAACACTTTTTTAAAATTTTATGAAAATAAACAACCAAATGTTTATATAGCTTCATTTTCACAAGGAGAAGATTTATTAAGTCAATGGAGAGCATATGCAAATGATGGATATGGTGTTGCAATTGGATTTAATACAGATTATTTTAAAGAAAATAATTTGATAAAAACATCAAAAGTTTTGTATGATGAAAACTTACAAGAAAAAGAGATTGAAAAAATTTTAAAACCATTGTTTGAAATGAAAGATAGATTTGATTTTGATTCATATGAATTTGAAAAATTTAGTGAAAAAATTATAGATGAGATAAATTACTTATCAGCAAAATCGAAAAATGAACTTTTTATGGAAGAACAAGAAATAAGATTAATTCACAATCCAATAATAGTTGAAGATAAATCTACGAAAAGATTTATCTTTGAAAATAATATCTCACCTATGATGTTTAGAGCAGTTTGTGGAAATTTAATTCCATATTTTGAATTAAAATTTGATAATTTTGAAAATGATAATGAGCCAATTTTAGAAATTATAAAAGGACCTAAAAATAAGTTTATAGATCAAGAAATTAGAATATTTTTAGCTAATAATGGTTTTTATAATGTAAAAATAAAAGTATCAAAGTCATCATATAGATAA
- a CDS encoding zinc ribbon domain-containing protein has protein sequence MVEFLEEVLATHRVLLSIIVLSLIAAVIIMKYWDRVKFWWTCTWYSFPVIGKIAKLSKDITSVDEKGWFSSETTLCSDFHRYYDRFDKDPEHYDRCKSYLSKVDELGRKPFPMFMWIVVFALVILEALGFAYVLAGFTIPGASEALQQYGAFGIALIISIILVGFTHWTGHEVYKNSVLKKIRTYYSNDRRDNKKNLEPDSRIKLESNNLDDEDRNYSQLLNRVSTNATVTQTWIISIVTAIFVIVIAIGATYVRGQVLEKQLTEEKSMTQTNVYEQSLPTSLIQSQQNADSKAFDEAQDSDRKGGWATFIVLAVLFVFIQLLGILFGFKWGFVGKESLIAFEDSSDFRTKQDFINYFKREKDNIVKIAEQKLKLLQQKMYQKGNIVSTSSKEMDMLKSTDYRTFKEYVKNEARENFSFHSDMEKVKENGYKKEIEVNNKNNILCSSCNAILPENTKFCNSCGTEVQKEKIHNCSNCNTILEENSKFCPSCGQKIIKKEFVPTCPECKTTYEKGVKFCPKDGQLLELV, from the coding sequence ATGGTAGAGTTTTTAGAAGAAGTTTTAGCAACACATAGAGTGTTATTATCAATAATAGTACTTTCATTAATAGCAGCTGTTATTATAATGAAGTATTGGGATAGAGTTAAGTTTTGGTGGACTTGTACATGGTATAGTTTTCCTGTAATTGGGAAAATTGCAAAGTTATCAAAAGATATTACAAGTGTAGATGAAAAAGGATGGTTTAGTAGTGAAACTACTCTTTGTTCAGATTTTCATAGATATTATGATAGATTTGATAAAGACCCTGAACATTATGATAGATGTAAATCATACTTATCAAAAGTGGATGAGTTAGGAAGAAAACCATTTCCTATGTTTATGTGGATAGTTGTTTTTGCATTAGTTATTTTAGAAGCTTTAGGGTTTGCTTATGTATTAGCTGGATTCACAATTCCAGGAGCTAGTGAAGCTTTGCAACAATATGGAGCATTTGGTATAGCATTAATTATCTCGATTATTCTAGTAGGATTTACTCACTGGACAGGTCATGAGGTGTATAAAAATAGCGTTTTAAAAAAGATAAGAACTTATTATTCAAATGATAGAAGAGATAATAAAAAGAATTTAGAACCTGACAGTAGAATAAAATTAGAAAGTAATAATTTAGATGATGAAGATAGAAATTATAGTCAACTTTTAAACAGAGTTTCTACAAATGCAACTGTTACTCAAACATGGATTATTTCTATTGTTACTGCTATTTTTGTAATTGTGATTGCTATTGGTGCTACATATGTAAGAGGTCAAGTTTTAGAAAAACAACTTACAGAAGAAAAATCAATGACTCAAACAAATGTTTATGAGCAATCTTTACCTACTTCTTTGATTCAATCTCAACAAAATGCAGATTCTAAAGCTTTTGATGAAGCACAGGATAGCGATAGAAAAGGTGGCTGGGCAACATTTATTGTTTTAGCAGTACTTTTTGTATTTATTCAACTTTTAGGTATTTTATTTGGATTTAAGTGGGGGTTCGTTGGGAAAGAGAGTCTAATAGCTTTTGAAGATTCAAGTGATTTCAGAACAAAGCAAGATTTTATAAATTATTTTAAAAGAGAAAAAGATAATATCGTAAAAATTGCTGAACAGAAATTAAAACTTTTACAACAAAAAATGTATCAAAAAGGAAATATAGTATCTACTTCTTCGAAAGAGATGGATATGTTGAAGTCGACTGATTATAGAACTTTTAAAGAGTATGTAAAAAATGAAGCAAGAGAAAATTTTAGTTTTCATAGTGATATGGAAAAAGTAAAAGAAAATGGATACAAAAAAGAAATAGAAGTAAATAATAAAAATAATATTTTATGTTCATCTTGTAATGCGATTTTACCTGAAAATACAAAATTTTGTAATTCTTGTGGAACAGAAGTTCAAAAAGAAAAAATACATAATTGTTCAAATTGCAATACAATATTAGAAGAAAATTCGAAATTTTGTCCTTCTTGTGGTCAAAAAATTATAAAAAAAGAATTTGTACCTACTTGTCCTGAATGCAAAACAACCTATGAAAAAGGTGTTAAATTTTGTCCAAAAGATGGTCAATTATTGGAGTTAGTATGA
- a CDS encoding ion transporter: MYLKIKNFVESGFFTKFIIYLIVLNGITMGLETSKTFMQSFGVYTTIFNQIVITIFTIEIILRIYVHRISFFKDPWSLFDFFVVAISLVPTSSGFEILRVLRVLRLFRLVTAVPQMRKIVSALISVIPGMLSVIALMTLFFYIFAIMATQLFGEKFPEWFGTLGESFYTLFQIMTLESWSMGIVRPVMDVYPYAWVFFVPFIFVVTFVMINLVVAIIVDAMAILNQKEEQHIIDEVQSHEAKIEKEIKELKDEIIELKQLLKNNLENKN, translated from the coding sequence ATGTATTTAAAAATAAAGAATTTTGTAGAGAGTGGTTTTTTTACAAAGTTTATAATCTATTTAATTGTATTAAATGGTATTACAATGGGATTAGAGACTTCTAAAACTTTTATGCAAAGTTTTGGAGTTTATACAACGATATTTAATCAAATTGTTATAACTATTTTTACTATAGAGATTATTTTGAGAATTTATGTTCATAGAATCTCTTTCTTTAAAGACCCATGGAGTTTGTTTGATTTTTTTGTTGTAGCAATCTCTTTAGTTCCTACAAGTTCAGGATTTGAGATATTAAGGGTTTTAAGAGTTCTTAGATTATTTAGGTTAGTTACTGCTGTTCCTCAAATGAGAAAAATAGTTTCAGCACTTATTAGTGTTATTCCAGGTATGTTATCTGTAATTGCATTAATGACACTGTTTTTTTATATTTTTGCAATTATGGCAACACAACTTTTTGGTGAAAAATTTCCTGAATGGTTTGGAACATTAGGTGAATCTTTTTATACATTATTCCAAATAATGACTTTAGAATCTTGGTCAATGGGAATTGTAAGACCTGTAATGGATGTTTATCCATACGCTTGGGTTTTCTTTGTACCTTTTATATTTGTAGTAACTTTTGTAATGATAAATTTAGTAGTTGCTATTATAGTTGATGCAATGGCTATTTTAAATCAAAAAGAGGAGCAACATATAATTGATGAAGTTCAATCTCACGAAGCGAAAATAGAAAAAGAGATCAAAGAATTAAAAGATGAAATTATTGAATTAAAACAATTATTAAAGAATAATTTAGAAAATAAAAATTAA
- the rpsG gene encoding 30S ribosomal protein S7: MRRRKAPVREIMADPIYNSKVITKFVNAIMLDGKKSTAEKILYGAIANLDARGEEKGFDLFERAIENVKPLLEVRSRRVGGATYQVPVEVRAVRRQTLALRWLVEYSRKRNERTMVERLANELFEAANERGASFKKKEDMHRMAEANKAFAHYRW, translated from the coding sequence ATGAGAAGAAGAAAAGCTCCAGTTAGAGAAATAATGGCTGATCCTATCTACAATAGTAAAGTGATCACAAAATTTGTTAATGCAATTATGTTAGACGGTAAAAAGTCAACTGCTGAGAAAATTTTATATGGTGCGATTGCAAACTTAGATGCAAGAGGTGAAGAAAAAGGTTTTGATTTATTCGAAAGAGCAATCGAAAATGTTAAACCACTTTTAGAAGTAAGATCTAGAAGAGTTGGAGGAGCTACATACCAAGTTCCTGTTGAAGTAAGAGCTGTAAGAAGACAAACTTTAGCATTAAGATGGTTAGTAGAATATTCAAGAAAAAGAAACGAAAGAACTATGGTAGAAAGATTAGCTAATGAGTTATTCGAAGCTGCTAATGAAAGAGGAGCTTCTTTCAAGAAGAAAGAAGATATGCACAGAATGGCAGAAGCTAATAAAGCATTTGCACACTACAGATGGTAG
- a CDS encoding OmpA family protein, which yields MRKRTVSVAVASLILFNGCAANNAFMDNAGKIGGTALGAGIGAVIGKELGGDVGMLVGAGIGAGIGYLIGNEIDTRRENLAKLAKEENVEIVSQNIVQNNNQVVAKNVKDETNKGNIIGDSFTVFSNEQQFGLNSSNLNPKAEQLFNKIASEYKNSDKKILIIGHTDDSGSSSYNQKLSEERAKNVGNIFSINGVKKSNIYYLGAGENNPIANNNTVDGANKNRRVEIVELKDESDILNYASRTSNPEFFRKIEPKIIVEKIEKPKNTKVAKVNQDEKPKKVSNDKKSLLTTNETQPLNIEQKEEIKTVSNTKDIFDFNGKKVVDNSFALKTNFGDSLQNSNFSLITKAQANNSTKVYQNCLADKPRVKADVKSLETNKVIYKTIDYKKGLNNVPFITNIENTLIAINPVAVLENSSSATNFPKASFYKDYKGEKDAKATLELTTSVNTYQGTEGLIYRVFFEEQNTQMKCMDIVFDEKNVNSSKGVLYYTKNNQILEKQFEIARIK from the coding sequence ATGAGAAAAAGAACAGTTTCTGTTGCAGTAGCTTCATTAATATTATTTAATGGTTGTGCTGCAAATAATGCTTTTATGGATAATGCTGGAAAAATTGGAGGTACAGCACTTGGTGCTGGTATTGGTGCTGTTATTGGTAAAGAATTAGGTGGTGATGTTGGTATGCTGGTTGGAGCAGGAATAGGAGCAGGAATAGGGTATTTAATAGGAAATGAGATAGATACACGAAGAGAAAATTTAGCTAAGTTAGCAAAAGAAGAAAATGTAGAAATAGTATCTCAAAATATTGTTCAGAACAATAATCAAGTTGTAGCAAAAAATGTAAAAGATGAGACAAATAAGGGTAATATTATAGGAGATTCTTTTACTGTCTTTTCAAATGAACAACAATTTGGACTAAATTCAAGTAATTTAAATCCTAAAGCTGAACAACTCTTTAATAAAATAGCAAGTGAATATAAAAATAGTGATAAAAAAATTCTAATAATTGGTCACACTGATGATAGTGGAAGTTCTTCATATAATCAGAAATTATCTGAAGAAAGAGCAAAAAATGTTGGAAATATTTTTAGTATAAACGGAGTGAAAAAATCAAATATTTATTATTTAGGAGCCGGGGAGAATAATCCTATTGCAAATAATAATACTGTTGATGGTGCAAATAAAAATAGAAGAGTTGAAATTGTTGAATTGAAAGATGAAAGTGATATTTTAAATTATGCTTCAAGAACTTCGAATCCTGAATTTTTTAGAAAAATTGAGCCTAAAATTATCGTGGAAAAAATAGAAAAACCTAAAAACACGAAAGTAGCAAAAGTAAATCAAGATGAAAAACCTAAAAAAGTAAGTAATGATAAAAAATCTTTATTAACTACAAATGAAACTCAACCATTAAATATTGAACAAAAAGAAGAGATTAAAACAGTTAGTAATACAAAAGATATTTTTGATTTTAATGGTAAAAAGGTAGTTGATAATAGTTTTGCATTAAAAACTAATTTTGGAGACTCTCTACAAAATAGTAATTTTTCTTTAATTACAAAAGCACAGGCTAATAATTCTACTAAAGTATATCAAAATTGTTTAGCTGATAAGCCAAGAGTAAAAGCAGATGTAAAATCACTTGAAACTAACAAAGTTATTTATAAAACTATTGATTATAAAAAAGGATTGAATAATGTACCATTTATTACAAATATAGAAAACACATTAATAGCTATTAATCCTGTCGCAGTTTTAGAAAATAGCTCTTCTGCAACTAATTTTCCCAAAGCTTCTTTTTATAAAGATTATAAAGGAGAAAAAGATGCAAAAGCAACTTTAGAACTTACAACATCAGTAAATACTTATCAAGGTACAGAAGGGCTTATTTATAGAGTTTTTTTTGAAGAACAAAATACGCAGATGAAATGTATGGATATAGTATTTGATGAAAAAAATGTAAATAGTTCAAAAGGTGTTTTATACTATACAAAAAATAATCAAATTTTAGAAAAACAGTTTGAAATAGCAAGAATAAAATAA
- a CDS encoding ParA family protein has protein sequence MSFVVYSIKGGVGKTTLSVQISQMVDYTYVTNDSHSSAHNLMPEEKGFLVSIDEYEQIPYDDKVVYDFGGFKDNRINEIVKQAHKIVIPTLTSIVDVQATMATLKDVLEINKNIIIVVNRTKNNNKAVELKEYLQEEITKIDSNVNIPIIFVRESSVLEDSLFDCEYVETKAGNNRFKRHIYRNAIEDMIELKKVLEK, from the coding sequence TTGTCGTTTGTTGTTTATAGTATTAAAGGTGGTGTTGGGAAAACAACTTTATCTGTTCAGATATCTCAAATGGTTGATTATACTTATGTTACAAATGATTCTCACTCTTCAGCACATAATTTGATGCCAGAAGAAAAAGGATTTTTAGTTTCAATTGATGAGTATGAGCAAATACCGTATGATGATAAAGTTGTATATGATTTTGGTGGCTTTAAAGATAATAGAATAAATGAGATTGTAAAACAAGCTCATAAGATTGTTATTCCAACATTAACATCTATAGTTGATGTTCAAGCAACGATGGCTACTTTGAAAGATGTTCTTGAAATAAACAAAAATATAATCATTGTAGTAAATAGAACTAAAAATAATAACAAAGCAGTTGAGTTGAAAGAGTATTTACAAGAAGAGATAACTAAAATTGATTCTAATGTAAATATACCAATTATTTTTGTAAGAGAATCTTCTGTTTTAGAAGATAGCTTATTTGATTGTGAATATGTGGAGACTAAAGCTGGTAATAACAGATTCAAAAGACATATTTATAGAAATGCAATTGAAGATATGATTGAATTGAAAAAAGTTTTAGAGAAATAG